ACAAGCAAAACTTATTTGGAACTTGAAGACAATGAAATCCCCTAGTCTCGAACAACATAACCTATTTTGTGTGCATTTTCTTTGTTTATCTAGTTCATAAAACTcgtaaaaagggaaaaaaagttGTAGTAATCCTCACAAATTAGTCTTATGCAAGTGAAGAAATTCTCATTACCATGCAGCCCCGAAAGTTTCACacacacagaaaaaaaagtggtaaTCGTCTCGGTAATTGGAAAATCCCAATACCGCGCAAAAGGCAGCAAGACGGAGATGGTTGGGCCACATCTGCTCGTTGATTTGATTAATCATCCCTCAGTTGATCCTGATTCTATCAGTGAAATTGAGGGATATTACAGTCATCAAGAGAAAACAATTTATCTTCATTTACGAGGGCTCTTTGACACCGACACATTGGTCAATGAATACGATAATTTCATGAAGAAATTCAAGTGCAATGACTTTCTCAGTGCCTGGGCCCATATGCGTGAACGATATGCCAGGGCTTTACTTGTATTATTTCACATCTCTCACATCATTATCCTCAGTCATCCAACGCACACATTTGACTACAGCTACGTTCACTTATTCAGAGCTTTGGACGTAATCAGGCAAAAAACATTGGGGCAAATTTCCACTTTATTGACATCAATCACAGGACTACCGAAGAGTTGGTACACCAATAGTCGTCCCTGCTCCCCCAGGATTTTATTCTACTTCGAGACCTGTCCtggaacaataaaaaacatcAAGAAATTGGAACACTCTCTGGAAGATCAAATTTATCACTTGTTACGAAAGCATCGCATCGTCACCAATGTCAGTGCCAATTCATTATTTGCCATTCCAGCAAATCAAGAATTCGTTTATGTTAATACTGGATCAACTGAGTCAAGTGATATGCTTGGCTAtatgtttgaaaaattaatgaatagctGTAAAGTCAATCcagtaaataacaaaaattttactgaTAATGTTTATTCGAAGAGTGAAAGGTCTTTCACTGCTTTTCTCCAGCAGCACATCAAACTAGCATTTGCCAAAGGTTTTGATGATAATGTAGGTCGTCATTCGACCCCAGCTCACTTCGAAATTCCCACGGTTGCTGCATTCAGTCAAACCGTCAATgctatttatgatttttttatcaattcacgAGATAAAGAGTTGACAAATCTTCATGGATTGTTAGATATTGATGttaaattcagtaaaattataTGCAATAAGGCCTTGCCACGAGCCCTTCAGACGTATCAAGACAATTTACCTCAGCATTATGAACGGAATTATCATGAAAATAAACTCCGTCATGCGATGTCGGTATTCAAGGCACATGCACGTGGACCTTTGTTCGATGAATTtgcagaaaaattacaaaGTGAGTGTGATAATCACTGGAAAACTGGACGACAAATGTGTGAGGTATTGTCTCTAACTGGAAATCCTTGTACAAATCCTCTGCACAGTGGAGGCAGTGAAGGAGCTGGTGGTGGAGAACATACTGATGAAAGGAAAGAAGATAATGATCTACCTCCTATGGAACACTGCTCTGGTGTTAGATATAATTGTTCATGCAATTGTGGACGTTGGCAAGGGCCTAGAGATGATCCTTTCAATGTTAAAAATGCTAATTATGACTGGTTTCAAGTTATGGCGAAGCAATGTGGCTGCTCTCAGTTGGAAACTGTTCAATTTCCTGTTTTCCAACCCAGCACCCATAATTACAGGTATGTgactacgaaaaaaaattaattgagataTCTTGgcatcaattgattttttattcatcaattttttagggCAGCCCAACTTTTTCCCGGAACAAAGAGAAAAGATTCCTTTGGTCGAGTCGATTTGTCAACTCCACAGGGACAAACACAGGCGTGCAGCTTAGCTGATGGAACTCTACAtggtaattgataattaataaccTTTTGTTTgtcgattatttattatttgttgcTTCCAAATGGAACCCTTGTAATTGTCCAATCCCGACCCAAAAGCAAAGGtctcatttttcatgaaaacaaCGTAAAGGGGtctgaaatgtaaaaaatataaatttttttgaaaatggctGTCTGTGGTTCCCCACTAAGCtaatctcataattttttaattaaaaaaaaatcagatattttctcattttctctcCCAATAATCATAGTCATAATGTTAAAGGTTATGGAAGTGGTGGACAATCTCAATCGGCTAACGAGCCCAGTGGAGATGATCATCAGAAAGTTGTTATACAGGTCTCTGACGATAATTCTGACAACTTGAAGGGTAAACAACatattaaatgatttttaatcttAGTATAATGGTTATTGCCTTTtaacattattaattatttattgtagaaaaatcattggtaCGACAGCCATCAACAACCGAGTATTTACCAGGCATGTTGCACACTGGATCACCATCTGGACTTTTGCCACAGTTCTCCAGTTGGTCATTAGTTTGTCTGGGTCCAAGCAGTCTTTATTCTCATAATTTAGGATTACAACATCAAACTGGTATTTTACCAAATTCTGCTTTTCTTTTACCCTGGGACGTGACTGTACGGCTTGAACAGCAAAAAGATCGAGGAACATTTTGGCCAATTGTTGGTGATCAATCGACTCATGGACTTGGCTCTCGTGGAAAGagttttcaaaattcaaatgcTTTGAAGTGTAGAAAATTTAAAGGTGGAAAGGAATTTgttgttaaaatttttgttggagTTGAGTACGAGTGTCCAAGGGGTCATCGATTCATGGCTGCAGCACctgataaaattttgaaagcaaCGGGAAGTGGAATTGTCAAGGACAGTGGAAACAAAGTAACATCCAGTACAGCCGATATGCCACTTTATTTTCCCTGCTCGTGCAGGTAATTATTTCATCTTTTAAACCTATCAGCAAAATGTATGTGAAAACAAAAACGAtgacattcatttttttttctttttgataGAGCAATATCTCCTTTGATTGCCCAACTAATGAGAATTCACGTTGTCACACCAAAGGCACCTGTTCATGTGACATTGAATCCAAGAGTTCAACCTGGTCCTCCACCAACACCAATTTTCATTCCTGGGTGTGAAGAAGAACCCATCAGATTATCACAAAGTGCTTATTGGGTGTTGAGACTGCCTTATGTTTACGTGGACGAAAAAGGCCCCTATTTAGCACCAAAACGACCCATGCCGATATCACATGGTCGATTGCTTGCTGGGATGTACGGAATCAGTGCAGTTGtgcctgaaaaaaaataaatcttgaTGTACGGAGCTGAGGAGACTGTACCCTCTGGGTCTCAGAGATGGGAGACAAGAATTGTAGGGGGGATTGAGTGGAGTGAGGGTAAGTCTCAGGGTACAATCTCCTCATTctcattatatttattttctttataaagaaaagaataatgaatttatgtttttttttttactttttttatgtTGCTATtgtgttattaattaattaatctcagTTATCACCTTTTGCGTGAGCACTTCGACGCCAAAACTCAACCCTGAAGAATTCGgtgtttgtaatttttatttactgaaattaagggatgaaacttGGCTCGATCgaggagaatttaattctccttCGAACATCGTTGGTTTCATTCTTTTAGATTAATTAAGGAcagtataattttttcataatcagGGCGCCTCATCCAGCCGCCTGAATCGACGCTGGCGCAGCTCACGGCCGGGGTCACCACTAACATTGGCGTGGAGTCGTCTGATCGCCGGGATCTGAGCCACTATTTACTCTATCCTGTTTGGCAGCTGTACTGCCCTAATTAGTTCGCAATTTCCTCAccgtttttattctcattcctGATTTGT
The window above is part of the Diachasmimorpha longicaudata isolate KC_UGA_2023 chromosome 9, iyDiaLong2, whole genome shotgun sequence genome. Proteins encoded here:
- the LOC135166008 gene encoding nonsense-mediated mRNA decay factor SMG8; its protein translation is MQVKKFSLPCSPESFTHTEKKVVIVSVIGKSQYRAKGSKTEMVGPHLLVDLINHPSVDPDSISEIEGYYSHQEKTIYLHLRGLFDTDTLVNEYDNFMKKFKCNDFLSAWAHMRERYARALLVLFHISHIIILSHPTHTFDYSYVHLFRALDVIRQKTLGQISTLLTSITGLPKSWYTNSRPCSPRILFYFETCPGTIKNIKKLEHSLEDQIYHLLRKHRIVTNVSANSLFAIPANQEFVYVNTGSTESSDMLGYMFEKLMNSCKVNPVNNKNFTDNVYSKSERSFTAFLQQHIKLAFAKGFDDNVGRHSTPAHFEIPTVAAFSQTVNAIYDFFINSRDKELTNLHGLLDIDVKFSKIICNKALPRALQTYQDNLPQHYERNYHENKLRHAMSVFKAHARGPLFDEFAEKLQSECDNHWKTGRQMCEVLSLTGNPCTNPLHSGGSEGAGGGEHTDERKEDNDLPPMEHCSGVRYNCSCNCGRWQGPRDDPFNVKNANYDWFQVMAKQCGCSQLETVQFPVFQPSTHNYRAAQLFPGTKRKDSFGRVDLSTPQGQTQACSLADGTLHGYGSGGQSQSANEPSGDDHQKVVIQVSDDNSDNLKEKSLVRQPSTTEYLPGMLHTGSPSGLLPQFSSWSLVCLGPSSLYSHNLGLQHQTGILPNSAFLLPWDVTVRLEQQKDRGTFWPIVGDQSTHGLGSRGKSFQNSNALKCRKFKGGKEFVVKIFVGVEYECPRGHRFMAAAPDKILKATGSGIVKDSGNKVTSSTADMPLYFPCSCRAISPLIAQLMRIHVVTPKAPVHVTLNPRVQPGPPPTPIFIPGCEEEPIRLSQSAYWVLRLPYVYVDEKGPYLAPKRPMPISHGRLLAGMYGISAVVPEKK